CTAATTGCAATGAAAAAATGCATCAATTCAGCAACatgaatataaattgataccatCATTGATGTTTAGATTTCTATTAGTATCGCCATTTATTAAACATTGTGATTGAAAAACTGAATTTAAGGCGAGAGTTTTTAGATGTAAGCTCTTAACAATCGATAAATTGGTATATATTAACAATGAATTGTTACTCTTaggcaataaaataaaatagaaaaatgagtTTTACAACAAGAAACACAATTATATTTATTGGAATGGAGGAAAGAGAAGCTAGAATTATAATTTTGGAAATAAAAACTTAGCAAATTAGTAGTAGTTACGATATCATGGTCAGAATTTGGCAACTAAAAAGCCAGCACATGTGAATAAATAAGAATTGCAATTAAAATAGGGTGTGGTTACACTTATTTTCGATTGcagtcttgtggtttaaaaatttacaaaatggtaccttgaggttcattccgttagcaaacacataccaaattgactaacggtgttaaaagtcaaaaagaaaagagttaatttggtccttatatttatttattttataaattaatcccctttattatctaattctTACAAATAAagctcaaaattaaaaataaaaatcaaatacaccatctttttcgttttgttaatttctccctctaaaatcaattaaatttcCAATCTCACACCACAAACAACCACTCAAATTACCATTCATCAGAATAATTTCATTCAACGTTTCCCATTTTTCCTATACTCCCCGGAAAACAACCTCCAAAATTATAATTCGCAAGAACAAGCACAGAAACTGGAGAGTTCCTGAGATTCTCCGGGATCGAAACCTGTTATCATTCAAAGCAACACATCAAGCGGTTTGTCAAAGAGTTTCGAAGGTACAGAGCCTTCAAACTCATTGAATCTAAGATCCAAATATTTCAACCACGGTAGATACAGAACAACTCTTGGAAAACCACTGACGAATCGATTATTACTCAAATCAAGCTCATGAAGCAGCTTAAGTTTCCGAAAAATGTTCGGAACAATGCCGCAAAAGCGATTGGAGCTGATATGGAAGAAAAGCCGAGTTCCCGTGGAAGAAAAGCCGCAATATCAGCATGATTAAGAAAACCAAGATATGCTTTTCAGACGAGAAGCCAGGTGATATTCTTGATGATGGTTATCGTTGGAGGAAATATGGCCAAAAAGCTGTCAAGAACAACAAATTCTCTATTTCTGGTATTAAACCAGGAAGACAATTATTTGTTAATTTCAACACATAATTCAAAGTTCCAAGTCCATACTCTCCCATATTATTTCATTTATCTATCAAATTCAACTTTTGATCAAATAGTTTCTCATCATTAATCACAATAAAGCTATTATTCAGTTGATTGGCATGTGGTGATCAAATAATCCTGAGTTCAAATCCAATTGACTCTAATTATTGATAGAATTTAATTGGATATAACATTAAACCCTATTAGGCCAAACTGTATCAAAGAAgagattcaattggatataacATTAAACCCATTTGATTTCTTGataaattgattttagagagagaaatcaaTAAAGAGcagaaaaaagagagagaaagaaaagaaattaaaaaaatggagaaaatggtgtatttgatttttattttaattttgggcTTTGTTTGTGACAATTAGATGATAatgagggttaatttataaattaaataaatataaggaccaaattaactcttttccttttaacttttaacaccgttagtcaatttggtatgtgtttgctaacggaatgaacctaatggtaccattttgtaaatttttaaaccacaaggctgCAATCGAAAATagatgtaaccacaaggtttatttttgcacttttcCTATTAAAATATATAGTTATGTTTTTAATGATCCCAATTTGAATGGTTGATCACATGATTCATGATCATTAACTAAACTGAGCACCAATTTAAAAGCTATACATTGCTACCATCCAAACACTACAAACTGCCATACTTTttaaaaaatctcaaaaattataTCTTTAAAAAACTAAGAGGATACTAAAGagctattaattaaaatttaacatGATTTGGTACCTTGAACAGAGCACATGATTAGCGTTTGACGCTTGCCATTTATAattgttaattttaaataaaaatatgtatataagTGTCAGTTTTATCAGTACTTGGATCCAATAAACTTAAACCATTGTAAACTTTTCTACGTAcaaaaatcacttaaattaatagtttaagtgtgtttgataatggtttttttattaaccacttaaatttttctttttttggtagaaacaagaaaggaaagaacaaACAGACAAAAAAACACCTAACCTGGAATCAGCCTAGGAAAgttaaccccaatcctatcctctaaaagaagagaagaaagaaaaaaaggagGCTCAAAAAAGGTAGTAACGCCTAGcatcccctcatgaccagcAGCCGCCAAGCGATCTGCAACCCGGTTTTGTTCtctgaaaatgtggctgaattctaaggactcaaaggacGAGGAAAGCCGTTTGATAGCTTTGATCAGGTTGCGGCTACTAAGACACATAGCATGATTGTCagaaatcatattgatggcttCCATGTTATCTGACTCCACATCTAACTTCCTTACACCCAGACTTttggcaagcttgataccagagagaataccccaaagctctGTAGAGAAGGAAGAGCCCATCCCCagattctgggtaaacccaggcAGCCAGGCGCCCCCCGAATCTCtgagaacacctccggcagcaatcttcccATTATTAAGGCAGGAgtcatccgtattcaacttaaCCACCTCATCATTAGGCCTGCTCCAACCAACTAGGTGGACATCTCTTCTCTGGGTGGATCTGGCAAGAGAATCCCCTTTAAAGCTCTCAGTAATAATAGAGAGTTTTTTGGAGAAGAACTCAGGTAAGTTAGGAGTAAAAACAGATTTATCACCAAAAagctcctcgttcctccacttccaaatttggtgacagatgatagcaaagaaaatgtcaccatgctccatgttagccGATAACTTCCCACTAACCCCCTCAGAGAACCATGCATGCTCCGCATGGgtaaggaaggaaggaagaatgtggggagggagaattttcttccaaacctctttactcttgtggcaatccctaagagcatgacaCAGAGTTTcatcatggcctctgcatctactgcaagctctaGAATCCACCAAATgccgtctgtgcctatccgaattagtaagcaacctgtccttaactcccagccacaggaaactcctaatacggtaagggactCTAAGggtccaaatggacttccaagaAAACGAGAGAGGGTCGGACCTGTTAagggtaaaagcttcaaaggccgatttacaagaataagcacCATTTCTGGACAGGGCCCAGCAATGCATATCCTTATCATCCtcatgattactaatcttcactcccctaattctaaggagagtatcCAGGCTAAAAAAAGGTATCAAATTTcgaccaaatccagtcccctTTAGAATCAACCACATCAGCTATCCTCCAATTGCGGAAATTATTAGGCGGGGGAAGGCTACACACTTCCAAAAGCGGTTTATCTCCAATTCAGATATCattccagaaactgatggacttGCCATTACCCACCTTAAGGCCAACCCTTGAACAGAACTCGGCAAACACAGCACTATCGCTTATTTtgttaagtcaaaatatttaacttaacattttaagttaaacattatcaactaatattttaatattcagcacttatttttaatatttatcaaacacttatatcatttaataatttcagcacttataatattcaacacttaaaattcagtgcttattttttcagtacttaattttcagttttatcaaacgacACCTTACTCTATGCATGTGGGCTTCCGGTGTAAATTATGATGTTAAATTAAGGGTGTTACTATTCATAGTCCCAGATTACTTGTTACTGTCCCATTTTGATAATTTTGTCATTGTTATATAATTTTTCAAAACCTTAAAATTGAAACTGTAAAAAAATGGATCCGAGAATTCTGGAAATGGACGATATTGAAGACATGGTAAAGTTCTAAAAAATTGTCCTTTTTCCACTAGGCAGTCGTGAAAACCACCTAAGCGATGGCTATCGGGTAGAAAAAATATGTTAGATCAGTCGGATGGCATGCATGTACCATTTGATCAGTTTTTTACAACCAACCGATCTAATATGGAACTTGAGGAGGTTCTTCATCTACCCTCTCCATATCTCAACAACAACGTATCCATAAAAGCTAGGAATCATGCTATCATCGATCGGACCGTCGGACACTTGCTCCGTCACGAGCCACGCACTCCTCAACGTTCCTAGAACGTTTGCTGCTCCCTAAAATTTTATTACACATATAACATATAAACGATTACAacgttataataataattaaggtaaactaataataaaataaacaagAATGTAAATTATGTACTAGTTGACGACTTTGTAGTAACAAAACGGTCGCTTTCTCCCCTTTGTCACCTGGTGAAGTGACCTATCAGCTATCTCATGACTCGAGATactttaaaatatttaacttattttttttataacaaagtGATTAATTAACTATATTTTACATAAGTTTAAAGTCAATTAAATATTGTATCTAAATTTAAAAAACTATCGAATACTTCCAAAGTTCAGAaggccaatttttttttgtttggagAAGTTCAAATGTCAAATGATATATTAGAACATCTGCAACAGCCTcttaagttggctcttaagtcaaaatttgaggagggagaatgaaaattcatctctaacagcctcttagtagctcctcaaatcactaagagcctctccatcctctctattaatagagagcctctctccaTCTCTTAAtgcctcctaacttcattttttattaataatttattattgatgtgtctctctcctcacactattggtaatgtaacaataaggtcaattacatgaatatcataactaagtacaaaattacaattaagtcaaatcaccaaacttaattcttaatttgtcattattctctatatattatgattttacaccctaATTTAAACATtgtagactccaattcataaatcataaaccgtagaaaatatattctagacttttaatttataaattctaatccttaaaatatattaaaagtactgattttactagtttgacataaatcaaaattatgacttgacatatttgtaaataattgttagaatatgaatttctgtgtaatttttcctaaagaataatcttaataataaaataataaataagtagaaaatataaaaagcattattggagatgatatatcttagtaagtctcaaatcactaaggctctgttctttattactgaaaaaaactgaactgaactgaactgaactgaactgaactgaatgctactgaactgaactgaactgaactgaatgatactgaatactgaactgaactgaatttaactgaatgctactaaacttaactgaatgataccgaacttaaccgaatttaatcgaacgtaacaataatgatgatattagactttaaaataatttaatgataatattggacattaataagcttataataataataataataataataataatatttctaccaaaaaaaataatatcaataataaataaacatattattaaagattaaactaaattaaatatcaaataaaatctaggctcgataaaatcctatgacattaaataaaaatgagtctaatttaaattaaaaatataaattacatacaaacacaaatttatatataatttaaagcctatgaaattaaatacaaatttttatatgaatacacactcttaactttttattacaattaaatattaaggtacaaaaatacctttaacgttttgggtccggggttattttactcctaacgtctaaatatgaattttcatatgaatacaaaatcttgactcaatttatcaatgttaagggtaaaattgctattagcttctaatattagggataaaattgcactatttgagatattaaggtagttgaaccagttaattttttagagcattgtaatgtaaacgtattaatataatatttatttacttttcgcaaaatttgcaaataagttgcaccaaataattataattataataaataatgataatatatataatgacaaaacataaattatatataaatataattataatgaaaatagataaattaatatataataaattataataattataataaattgctgaaattataaataaataatgataataataataaattatatataaataataataatatataataattataataaataatgataaattattgaatactaaaactgaatactgaactgaactgatctgaactgaattgattactactgaactgattattactgaaattaaataataaagaaCAGGACCTAAGagtcaattttttatattatttttagagagcttACTAGTCAGTTGCAAAGAGTAAAAATGGGAATGATTGTTTTGTGAGAATAAAGAGTTAGATACCAAAATAAGTGAAGGGGGCAACATTTTAGAGTTGATTTAATGGCCCACCATTTCCGACCACCAATATCAGTGTTTCTTGCCAAGTGTCTACTCTATATAAACCTATACTCCTTCGTACCATAACTCCTCCATTATTATAACAACCATAGTCATCACCAACATCTcataatatatatgtttcatcaTCATCCTCACAAATATTCAACAACACAACCATGGATTCCAAACCCAACTCTCTAAATTACAAACACAAATGCATAACCACACTCAAAAACCCAACACACCTCCAAATAATCAGCTGCTTAGCAATCCACAAATCCTTCCTATACGCAGCTTCCATCAACCAAATCAACGTCTTCGATTTATCCAACTACTCTCACATCAACACTTTCACCACCAACGATCCTACTTCTGGTTCCATCAAATCAATCGCTTTCCACAACTCCAAAATTTTCACAGCCCATCAAGACTTCAAAATCCGAGTCTGgcaaatctctctctctcacccATCTAACCAACCCCACCTCCTCTCCACTCTCCCCACCGTCAAAGACCGACTCCGCCACTTCATGCTTCCCAAAAACTACATCACCGTCCGCCGCCACAAGAAACGCCTCTGGATTCAACATTGCGACACCGTCTCCGGCTTAGCATTGCACGGTGGCTTCATGTACTCAGTCTCCTGGGATAAGAGTTTTAAGCTATGGAATGTGGAGACTAACCGGTGTTTGGAGTCCGTTAAAGCACATCATGACGCGGTTAATACAGTCGCGGTGTCGGGAAACGGCACCGTTTATACAGGCTCCGCCGACGGTTCGATTAGGGTTTGGGAGAGATTTGGGAAGGAAAGACGGCATAGAATGGTTGATGTTTTGGAGAAGCATAAATCTACGGTTAATGCACTTGTATTGAACGGTGATGGATCGGTGCTTTTCTCCGGTGGTTGTGACCGGTCGATTGTGGTTTGGGAGAGGAAGAGAGGCGGTGCTGCTGATGATGATGTAGATCGGATGGTGTTTGCGGAGGTGTTGTGGGGCCATGGAGGGGCTGTGTTGTGCTTGATGAATGTGCATGATATGTTAGTGAGTGGGTCATCTGATCGGACGGTTAGGATTTGGCAACGTGGGGGAGATAATGGGTATTGTTGTACGGTGGTTATGGAAGGACATGAGAAGGCTGTTAAGTCACTTGTTGCAGTTAATAAAAGTGGGTGTAACAGAAATAACAGAAAGATTTCTTGTTTGTCAATTTgtagtgggagtcttgatggtGAGATTAAAGTATGGGAgatttcaaattaaaattgatgAACAAGGCTAAGAGTAGTGATCTAGATCTTTAACATGGAGTGTATATAGTGTTGattgattaaattaataaaGTTTTTGGGAGAAAACAAAAGATTGTCTtattgattgattaatctaGACCTATATTTCTTTCTTCCTTTGTACCCGTTGTTCACATGGATTTTATATTATATCTACCTATATTAATAGTTATTACTATATCATAAGTATTTATTTCCTATATGACCATGGTTTTTGGGTTGGAGCTTCTGCCTTTTGTTCACTTGAAGTTGCTTTTTTGTTGTGGTTATTGGAAGTATAGTTATGATCTGTTGAGGATTCATTGACGGTAATGTTTAGAATGCTCTCTAGTGATATGTAAGTGACCAATTGATATTTtgtgattgttttttttttttctaaaataataattaacgtTTAGTACATCGTGTTTGTATGAAGTTTTAGACATTTTTTGATAACCAACTAGTAGACGAACTAACATCTCATGGCAACAATAGATGAAAAATAGATATGAACAACTAAATCAAATAGACTATAAGTTTTTGGATTTTAAGTTTGATGCGTTGTGTCTTTGATAaatgataacatcgagatattatttaCGGGATCAAaaaggatatttaccaaaacgactGTGTATTCGGTTGATCCGGAAAGCAATGGCGTATCATGCAAGCCATCCGAGTGGCGGATCACCTAGATTCCACCACACGCTATTTGTAGTCAAATCTACGGGAGACCTgccatcatgcctcgatccgTCCATCGAACggttgagccgattcccaataaaggcaattaataATCCGTTAATGAGCTAACAGTCATACTTGAATgtgatcagtaaccgccattaatgaggcattaatggagactttcttgttactgggagttacgattacatgactataaatagcttgcatcccaagttATTGAGGGACACATTCTCGCTCTCCTAAACCCTACTTTTTCATTACAGTTTATTCACTACACATAttctgactttggcatcggagcttcccccgtcgaacccaacgacgcccccgcAAGGAAGGAATCCGGTCGAAAGTTCATCACCAGTTACCAATAAATTATAACTGCATATTTCTcattctgtttgccttttcagttTAAAAGGGGAGTATTTAGGTGTTTGGTCAGggtaaattattagaagcacccggttctccatgtcaaatggagaaccttccatacatattttgatacgTGTAATATTGACCCACACATTTTATAAGTGgttccactattttaattattacgtgagGTCACAATATACGTATCCAAATTTGAATTGGGGATCCTCCAAGTGACAGAAGACCCGAgacttaatataagaactcgttTGGTTAGACACATGGTTTATCTTTTGtagtttaaattaaaaaacaataCAATTTGTGAAATGAATCATGCAATTTTCAAATTTGAATTGATAATTACAATTATATATTTTGTTAATAAAAGAGTCACATGCATGAGGAATTACAATTAATGGAGTTTTCATATGTGAAATTAAAAATCAGATTTAGGCAGGCAGATGAAGGATTATTTAATAGGTAAGCAAGAACTTGAGGTACCAAATGGCAACACATTCGCCATTCCTTTGGAAGTTCATAGTGATGGCaccatgctttttttttttttttttttgttagaattTAAAATAGATTAATCTTGCTTTTACTTTtgagatatttatttatttatttcttttaatgtATGTTTGCGGacattttcattctattcttacATCACACATTCATACCTTGTTTGTCTGAAAAGAAACCTTCACATGCTTTCTAACATATAAAGCATAAATCAGTATGATTGATTGAGGAAGCTACGGTATATGATTAACACcttaatttgtaattaaccttTTAGCACTTACTTCTAACTAAATAGGAGCATGTGGTATACCACTAAACATAATTAGTGCGAGCATTTTTTCCCTAATTATTTTGTCTTACCCCTTTTGTGTTTGCGTAAGGGCTTACGCAGCTataaaatttcaattataataaatataataaactatttttttagatCAAAATGCATATACCACCCAAAGTTTCTCCACAATTTTTTTCTATACAAATTTCACTCAGTAATATCACAAAAACAAAGCAAAGAAAAACACGTGCAATACCAATTAAATTTTGGCTTGATTGGTTAAGTGTAACGATCCGGTTTGAAGTGGGTGGCGCTGAGGTAGAACACTTCAGCAACGAGCGATCCTAAGGGATGACGATGAAGcaagaatgaactgaatcttacATCGGAAATGTAGAGAAAATGACTGAGGTTTATTAGTAAACtgggaatccaatacatgcaaaTGCGTT
The DNA window shown above is from Euphorbia lathyris chromosome 1, ddEupLath1.1, whole genome shotgun sequence and carries:
- the LOC136232630 gene encoding protein JINGUBANG-like; translated protein: MDSKPNSLNYKHKCITTLKNPTHLQIISCLAIHKSFLYAASINQINVFDLSNYSHINTFTTNDPTSGSIKSIAFHNSKIFTAHQDFKIRVWQISLSHPSNQPHLLSTLPTVKDRLRHFMLPKNYITVRRHKKRLWIQHCDTVSGLALHGGFMYSVSWDKSFKLWNVETNRCLESVKAHHDAVNTVAVSGNGTVYTGSADGSIRVWERFGKERRHRMVDVLEKHKSTVNALVLNGDGSVLFSGGCDRSIVVWERKRGGAADDDVDRMVFAEVLWGHGGAVLCLMNVHDMLVSGSSDRTVRIWQRGGDNGYCCTVVMEGHEKAVKSLVAVNKSGCNRNNRKISCLSICSGSLDGEIKVWEISN